The window CACAGGAACTGCCAAATGACACGTGCATTCTCAAGGTCCCTGCAGATACACAGGTCAAACAGGTGACAGCCTCTTCCACAATGCTCCGTTAGAGCTGGTGAGAGagaaatatgtaaatgtaaatagaTAATGCTGATAGATTCACTGTAAAACTACAAGTTTCCAATTAATAGATAGCAGTTATAAGCTCACCTTAAAGTGCCTTTTTTATTCAGGCACCAGAGcattatatatgtatatttaccTCAATAGTGTGTGtttatcaaatattttataaaacatataATACACAggatgtattaaaaaaatacatctagAATTGCgttttttctttgctgtttgGTTTTAGCCTTTTAATATGTTAACATGAGCAGAAAATTGCCTGAATGGGAAACGGCATCGATGGCATGAAAAATGTATGTTCATATTAGAAACTGTATACACATTTTACAATAGATCTTGATTAGATTATGTactttgaaatttaaaaaagcgTGAATTAATGGTGTGTGTCCATTGTGCTAGAATTTAAATGTGGTTTGAATTATTTGAAAAGAACTAGATGTTTAATGCCACTTTATGACATTAAACTTGTTTTTCAAtttgttataaataaaaacaacttgatGAATTACTTGTTCTCCTGCTTTGTTGTGGATGCAGTGAAACcgcaagaaaagaaaagtgaaaccgtGCTGCACACACTCTTATTTTTTCTGCCAGGTGACCCTACTACTTCAGTTCACAGTTTGGGTGATTTAGTGTTTCCATGAGGGAAAAATAGGGCAGAATGAAAGAACTGCTGAGGAAAACACCTGCTGGCTCTTCAGCAGTACACCTCTGtctgtgtcagagtgtgtgtgtgtgtgtgtgtgtgtgtgtgtgttttttcatgtgATAAAGTCTACTTGTAAGAATGTGTACATCTTGACCATCAGTTGTTATGTTGTATCACATGCTACAAACTTTTTCAAACTTTGAAAAGattcgtttttttttcactatcataatgaaaaagatttctctttttctcttttcctgttCATTCTTTCATCCCttactctctctttttaaaactttcGTTCCTACTTCTGTGATTTTATATACGCCTCGCGTGACGTCACCACTCACCTGTGGGTGGGTGTAGATTCTGGGATTAGCAGTAGCCGCAGGTAATAGCCAAACATTGAGAGACTCTCAGCTACTCAAGACTTGAGTTTTACAAAAAGGAGACGACACGTTTGTGCCAAGTTGATTCGGTCGGTCGAGGAAGACGACTTTAGCTTTGCATacgttttttcttttgatggaAAGTCACCTGGAAATATTTGGACGGTCCAAAATCGAAGTCTTTCTTTCGCTGTTTGAAGTTTTCTGTGTGAGACTTCCGCGGTTTGCTCGCTGAACAAGTTCCCTTGGATCATAGACAGCCATAACTCATCTTATGCGGTAAGTGAATCTTAGTAGactaaatcaaaataaaaagcgGTCGAATGTCGAATGGATTTTGTTGTGAACTAAAATGAGTCtactgtaagaaaaacaagagtgaAACGATATGGcccaaacattttttaagggCAGCAATCAATGCTCTCGGTTCTTTTACATGCTCAAAACTTAAGGGGAGTCGTCTTAACTTGAAGCTTCTTGTTTACTACGCAGGTGTTCAGTGTAAGTTACATCAGTGTGGTGTAGAAACAGAAGGCTGGGGGGGGAAAACCTGGTAATTATATCTAaaaagtgccttttttttttcccccaccagGTCCCAGGCATTCTGAGCCATGCCTGgccacagcacagaggctcCCAAGGCGTCCCGTGTCTACAAACACCACAGCTCTGGCTCCAGAGGGGGGAAGTATCGCCAGAACAGGACTATATCCAGGGAGAGCACAGCCAGCCAAGACTCCTACAAGAACCCTCATGGGGAGCATCGTGTGCATGAGCATCACAATGACCAGCCCCGGTATTCAGAAAATAAGTACAACCGCAGCCGAGGCCACCCGAGGAATGGCACAGGCCGGGGCTCAGAGACTATAGGATTTATTCCCGGGTCAGCAGACAGCACACCTGCCAGCAGACATACCTGCGGCTCCTGTGCCTCCATGGGCTGGAGCAGCTGTAAGGCTCTTATCTGCTGTGTGCTGACCTGCGGATTTTATGGCAACAGGGAGCCATGTCTGCCTGTTAATGAGAGCTCCACAGACCACCCCCCTAAAGCAGTCAGTGAGCCTCACCCTCCCAATGGCATGGCGGTCACAAACCCCACTTGTGGCATCCCTTTGGAGTCAAGGAAATCTCCAAAAGTCTCAAAGTTGCCCACCAGTGACAGCTTCCGCTACCCGGATGTTCGCATTGGAGGCCAGACTGTTTGCTATCATGCTGATGCCCCTAAACGGACCCGCACGCCTGGTAAGGGGGAAAGCCAGCGACCTATCAGCAACACTAGCTTGTTATCGCGTGAGGACTACGACCTGGATGATCTGAGTGACACGGGCACAGACATTGACTCCCTGATCACCAAGAAGCTTCTGGAGCTTTACGCCCTGCACCAGATCGACCAGCTGGCCAAGTGCACCTCCGACTCATCGTTCTCCCGCAAGACCAACGAGATCAGCGAGCTCATCTACAGCATCGCCCAGGACTACAAcctggaggagcaggaggccgAGTGCAAGCTGGTGCACGGGGTCATCCGCATCAGCACAAGGAAGGGCAAGAGAAACAAGACCCCCCATTCGACTGGACAACAGCGGCCTAACGGGAGGAATGACGGGACCCTGCCTGACAGCGGCAACGAGACCATGACCAACACATTCATGAGCAGTGACTGTAAGTATATcgttcaacattttaaaagcaatcaCATTAATACGTGTGATACAGCATAACAAGATTTTTCACCCCTACCTGCAACATACCAGATATACCAATCATCTAATCTGTTTCCGTAAATGAGTCATAGTGTCTGTTGGAGCACTTTGTTTGTCTCATAGTTTTAAGCCCTAATACAGCGGGCATTTACAGGCTGTGACCTAATAATAATTGGTGAACCTGGGGCAAGTTGAAACAGGTACAAGCTGTCTTTTCTAAAACAAACTGCACAACAGCAGAGATGAAGTGATTATTTTTCAAACCAGAgcgtattttttttttgtccgctGAAGCTGCATGTCTACTTGTGTTtacgtttgtgtttttgtcctccTGCTGCAGTTCCAGAGGTGAAAGTGTCAGAGCAGACGCCGTCAGACGAGCTGGCACGGAAAATGAGACATTACAGCGAGAGAAGTGAGTGTGCATGTGGGGACGTATCATCGCCCCTTCATTTGGGtccaaatgaatgaaaataagaagAACAAAGAGTTTAATACAATCAAGAGTAAAGAAGAATCAGATTGAATGGGCGTGTAATTAGTGTTTTAGAAGTATCACATGCTTTATTAATAATTGTATTTATGGTGCTGATGGAGCTGTACTTGTCCCGGGCATTGAGGTGTAACTACCATCCTGGGGAATCGGTGTGTGAGGCTCATTCTCTGCAGTCCATTgtacctgctgcagctgcaggcagtttctcacctcctctctactTTCCTCTAACATACCACTCTGTACGCAGTGAAAGCCCTGCATTCCTGCCCTTTTCTCTGTATATTACAATCCCTCGCTCATTAGCTGCCTCCTCCCCTTATCTGCCACCTTACACCCACCCATCAATCTGTCCCCATTCTCCCCTGCAGCTCAGCGGTCACGCTACACCCCCTGATTGAGTCACATTAAATATAAGCCACAGAATGTCTTATGTCATTTTAGAGAGCAGCTTGGGTTACAGGTGGATTACTGTGCAGAagctcttttatttcttttcattttgtgttgttctgcaAAGAGGCTGTTTAAAGGACAGGGTGTCTTGTTACGTGTGTTACAATGGGGATGCAACACAATGTGTTTCCACAACTTTCACATGGCGGCCTGAGGATGTGgggttaaactttttttttttttctgtcttgtgttCCACGTGAACTATCACTGTAACGCGTTTTCTTTGCAGTGCATTGAATAatctctttctccttcctcctcaagCATACTCCTCCAGCACAGCCACAGCCTTTTCTGCCTACCATCACGACACCGAAACAGACTCCTCAGGCGCTCCTCTGCTTCATCTGTGATGTTTTGGCCCAGATGGACAATGTTAACCCTCcataatgttatttttgtttgctgTTACTGACTGGAGCACCTTTAAATGGACCGTTGTTTTCCTCCTTTTAGAGGTCCTGCTAATGTTTGCCATTGGAGTGTCATTTAAATAAATGGACCTTTATCTCTCCAGCAAATGACCCTCTGAggaaacaaagtttttttttttttttttaaatcatgagaAAGACGATGCTTATCTTTTATGTTTGCATTCAGTGTTTAAAGAGACTTGACTACACTCTTCCTCACAGTCAGGCCAGAGGACAGAGACTGATACTAGAACATGACCATACTCATTCTTGACTGTGATGTTTTTGCAAGCCATGTACTGTGTGTATATAGTGACTCCTGCCATTTA is drawn from Labrus bergylta chromosome 8, fLabBer1.1, whole genome shotgun sequence and contains these coding sequences:
- the kdf1a gene encoding keratinocyte differentiation factor 1 — encoded protein: MPGHSTEAPKASRVYKHHSSGSRGGKYRQNRTISRESTASQDSYKNPHGEHRVHEHHNDQPRYSENKYNRSRGHPRNGTGRGSETIGFIPGSADSTPASRHTCGSCASMGWSSCKALICCVLTCGFYGNREPCLPVNESSTDHPPKAVSEPHPPNGMAVTNPTCGIPLESRKSPKVSKLPTSDSFRYPDVRIGGQTVCYHADAPKRTRTPGKGESQRPISNTSLLSREDYDLDDLSDTGTDIDSLITKKLLELYALHQIDQLAKCTSDSSFSRKTNEISELIYSIAQDYNLEEQEAECKLVHGVIRISTRKGKRNKTPHSTGQQRPNGRNDGTLPDSGNETMTNTFMSSDFPEVKVSEQTPSDELARKMRHYSERTYSSSTATAFSAYHHDTETDSSGAPLLHL